The Oncorhynchus tshawytscha isolate Ot180627B linkage group LG30, Otsh_v2.0, whole genome shotgun sequence genome includes a region encoding these proteins:
- the LOC112228384 gene encoding uncharacterized protein LOC112228384 isoform X2, with protein sequence MPVNLSTLTVCLLGTAPSVSPEDTPATVAASTTGTNTSAPGTDPTSNPTEAKSTMVSTSDQANEEATETILSTGEIAGIAVGSIAGVAAIGGGIFAGLKFSGKLAG encoded by the exons ATGCCTGTGAACCTATCCACTCTGACTGTTTGCCTGCTAGGCACAG CACCATCTGTAAGCCCAGAGGATACTCCTGCCACCGTCGCAGCTTCCACCACTGGTACTAACACCTCTGCTCCAGGGACTGACCCCACATCTAACCCCACAGAGGCCAAGAGCACCATGGTCTCCACATCCGACCAGGCAAATGAAGAAGCCACAGAGACAATATTGTCAACTGGCGAGATAGCCGGCATTGCTGTCGGAAGCATTGCTGGAGTGGCGGCTATTG gtGGAGGGATCTTTGCTGGTCTGAAGTTTAGTGGTAAGCTGGCAGGTTAG
- the LOC112228384 gene encoding spore coat protein SP65 isoform X1, with product MPVNLSTLTVCLLGTAILCADIYPASSNNTSTPTAPSVSPEDTPATVAASTTGTNTSAPGTDPTSNPTEAKSTMVSTSDQANEEATETILSTGEIAGIAVGSIAGVAAIGGGIFAGLKFSGKLAG from the exons ATGCCTGTGAACCTATCCACTCTGACTGTTTGCCTGCTAGGCACAG CCATTCTCTGTGCAGACATTTATCCTGCATCTTCAAACAATACATCTACCCCAACAGCACCATCTGTAAGCCCAGAGGATACTCCTGCCACCGTCGCAGCTTCCACCACTGGTACTAACACCTCTGCTCCAGGGACTGACCCCACATCTAACCCCACAGAGGCCAAGAGCACCATGGTCTCCACATCCGACCAGGCAAATGAAGAAGCCACAGAGACAATATTGTCAACTGGCGAGATAGCCGGCATTGCTGTCGGAAGCATTGCTGGAGTGGCGGCTATTG gtGGAGGGATCTTTGCTGGTCTGAAGTTTAGTGGTAAGCTGGCAGGTTAG